A stretch of DNA from Bacteroidales bacterium:
CTTTACAATGTAGAATCCATCACTCAAAATTTGAAGAACAATAATGAGCTAATTACACAAATTTTTAGAAATCTTCATCAAATCACAGATTCTCTTACTCGTGTTAAATTCGTTGAAACCATCTCAAATGCCAATCAAACCATTTATCAATTCAATGAAATTGCTTACAAAATTAATAGCGGCAATGGTAGTATAGCTTTATTACTCAATAATGATTCACTGTATAGAAACCTTCAAAAATCTTTAGAAGATTTAGATTTACTCATCCAGGATCTACGACTTAATCCTCACCGGTATGTACATTTTAGCTTAATCGGCCCCATTCAAAAACAAAACAAATATAAGCCTCGCACTTCTGTACGATAAAGTAAACATAAAAATTCAAATCATGACGAAGCCTCTTCTTGTTACTGAACCTTTTTTACCTCCGATCGATGAATACATTGAACTCTTAGAAAAAATATGGGAACGAAAATGGTTAACTAATCAAGGGCCATTTCATCAACAATTGGAGGCAGAACTATGTTCTTTACTTAACGTTCCTTATATTTCTTTATTTTCCAATGGAACGTTAGCATTGATAGCTTCATTGAAACACTTTGAGATACAAGGAGAAGTCATAACAACACCTTTTAGCTTTGTTGCAACCACCCATGCCATTCGTTGGGCTGGAGCCTCACCGGTTTTTGCAGACATAGATTCCGAATATTTTAATCTCGACCCTCTTCAAGTAGAAAAAGCTATCACCGATAAAACCTCTGCTATTTTGGCTGTTCATGTTTATGGTAATCCTTGTCAAGTGGAAGAATTAGAACGTATTGCTCGCAAACATAATCTGAAACTTATCTTCGATGCGGCACATGCTTTTGCTGTCAGAAAAAAAGATAAAAGTATTCTTCTGTATGGAGACTTGTCAGTTTTAAGTTTTCATGCTACCAAAGTTTTTACTACCATTGAAGGAGGTGCTATCGTCAGTCATAACAAAGAGGAAAAAGAGAAGATCGATCAGCTTAAAAATTTTGGTTTCGTCAACGAAAAAACAATTTTGCTTGAAGGATTTAACGCCAAAATGAACGAATTTCAAGCAGCTTTTGGATTAGTCCAGTTAAAATACCTTTCTTCTCTTATCGAAAAAAGAAAAATACTCACAGAGCTATATCGAAATGGTCTTAGAGATATTGACGGAATTAAATTTCTTACCGATCAGCCAGGAATAGTTCATAATTATGCATATTTTCCTATTCTTATTAATGAGGAAATAACAGGAAAAAGTGCAGCATTTATTTATGAAGAATTTAAGAAATATAATATTTTCACCCGACGTTATTTCTATCCGCTTATTTCCAATCTTCCTATGTATCGACATCTTGCTAGTGCCCATCCGAGTAATTTACCGATTGCCAATTATGTATCCGAAAGAATTTTATGTCTTCCACTTTCAGCAAATTATACACCATCTCAAATTGAGTATGTTATAGATTCACTTAAGAGAATTATTTCATGAACACTTACATTTCATAAATAAGATGAGCGCTTACCTCCACATTTTTCCCCCTAATAACCATTTTCTTCATCATGCAATCCGTCTATGCCAAGATCATCCATCTCAACACATTTTCTGGGAAATTAAACCAACTCATGCAGTCGGTCTTAAAGAAAAAATTTCCGAGCGTATCATTGTTATTAGAGGTAATGTAAGCTTATTATTAAAATATCTCCGTAGTCACGCCAAAGAAATCTCGATGATCTTATTTCACAGCCTCTTAAAAGAAAACTTTAATGCAGCATGGAAATTGAAGCACCTTTCTTCTGAAATTCCTTTTGGTTGGGTTATTCATGGTGCTGAAGTAGTCCAATATCAAATTAATCCTGCTAAGTATTTATTACCCCTTACCAGAAAAGCTTATTATGCACTCGGTTATCACCGAACATTGCTTCCAATTTGGCGAAGTTATCAACGAGCGATCAAAAAAGATTTAAAGAGCCTACTTAAATATTTTACTTATTTTTTGCATTTTATGCCCGAAGAGATAGAATGGGTTAAGCAAGAACTTGGTCTGGTTAACACTCATCATAAATCTCTTTTTTTTACCTATGTTTCTCTTGAAACTTATCTTCCCCAACCTATTTCTATAAAAACGCAAATAGATAGGAAAAAACTTCTCCTTGCAAACTCTGCATCTTTTACGAGTAATCATTTGGACTTTATTTCCGATTTTCGAGACCAATTAATGGAAATAAAACCCGAAATTATCATACCTTTAAACTATGGAAATCATAAATACGCTAGTTATTTAACACAAAAACTATCTCGAAACAAAGAATTGAATTATTTTCTTTTGACTGAATATCTACCATTTGAGAGCTATCAAGAAATTCTTGCAAGTTGTTCATGCATGGTCTTTAATCATCTGCGTCAGCAAGGTCTTGGCAATTTAATGATAGGACTTTGGTCGGGTGCAAGAATTTACCTTCAGCCCTGTACATCTACGTTCCAATTTTTAAAGAAGAAGAAATTTTACATCTTTAACCTTAAGGAAGATTCACTCATCGTTGATTTTCTTCCCTACCCTCAAGTACTACATAATAGACGCCTCATCGAAGAAAACTTTTCATCCCCTCTAATCCAAAAAAAATTATTCAATACATTACCACCTGAATAAAAAGGTTATTTAGTTATTATCAAAGGTATAGATGTATCATTAATTCGCAAATAGTAGCTTCCTGCAGGTAAATCATGAACTTCTATACTTGAAGTTTGTTCTATAAAGAAACCTTGTTTGACACATTTGCCAAACATATCATATATTGCCCATTGCTCAGAAGAAATGTTTTTGAGATACAAAACATCACCAACCGGGTTTGGATAGGCAATGGGAGTTATGAGATCAATGGTTTCAATTCCAGCACCTGACTCAACGGTAGCTTTAACTTCGTCAACGAGAAGTTTGGTACCTTTTTGAGGAGCATAACCAGCAGATGAAATAAAAACAATATTCATCGAATCAGGTGTTTGAACACAGTTTAAATTTACCTGAAAAGATTGAAAAGAAGATGTTGAAAATTTATACATAAAATAACTAAGATCGATAGTATCGCGTGTTTGAGTGGATGAATTCCACTTAGTACAAGTTACTACAATAACCATGGTATCACTTGTAGCTGGAATATATTTGAATTTTCCACTGACCGAAAGAACCTTTCTTCCTTGGGTTGGTACTCCTGCATGAGAAAATGTAAGAGAAAACGTACCTATATCAAAATTTACTGGACTTAAAGAAAGAATACCAGGCAAGGTAAACAATACAGCATCAACCGTTTCTATCTCCGCAGAATAATTACCTGCATAGGCATCTGTACTTTGCTTTACTGTATGCAAAGCATAAAAGCCAAGGTCGATCTTTAATTCGTTCCAATTAGTAGGTGTATTTTGATCGGACCAATTTTCAAATCCACCGTTTGGAACAATGATAGGTGCTTGAGCAAAAATATAACCAAAAATTACTAATGCTAATAAGGTTACTATCTTTTTCATATCACTATTTTTGTTTGCTAATATAATGAAATTTTATGAAACAAGCTTTAATTTCAATTTGGGCTAGTGGCAATGGGAGCAATGCGGAAAATATTGTTCGATTTTTTCAGAATCACCCTTATATTAAAGTTGATAACATCTTAACCAACAAAATTGATGCTGGTGTCATTATAAAAGCGAAAAATTTAGGCATACCTTGTTTTTATTTTCCTTCTAAAGATTTCACCAATGGAGAAAAAATTCTGACTTTTTTGCAAAAAAATAAAGTCTCACACATTGTTCTTGCTGGATTTCTCATACGAGTTCCTGAATCAATTATACAAAAGTTTAGAAACAAAATCATTAACATTCACCCTGCCCTACTTCCAAAGTATGGAGGAAAAGGTATGTATGGGAGATACGTTCATGAAGCTGTTATAAAAGACAAGCAGACAAAAAGCGGCATCACCATTCATCTAGTTGACGAAGAATACGATCATGGAAAAATTGTTTTTCAATATGAAATAGACCTTGATGAAAATGAATCACCCGAAAGTTTAGAACACAAGATACATTCTCTGGAGTATCAATTTTATCCTGTTGTCATTGAAAAATGGATCATGGGAAAGCTATTTATTTAGCATAAGAAATAGCTCTTGTTTCACGAATGACTGTTATCTTGATCTGACCTGGGTAAGTGAGTGATTCTTGAATCTTTTTACTTAGTTGAAGTGAAAGAGTCGTAGCATCTACGTCACTAATCTTTTCAGCTCCTACAATAACTCTGAGTTCTCGACCAGCTTGGATGGCATATGCTTTCTGAACACCATCAAAGCTCATAGCGATGCTTTCAAGTGCTGTAAGTCGCTGCAAATAACTTTCAATGACCTCTCGTCGTGCACCAGGTCGTGCACCTGAAATGGCATCACATGCTTGAACGACTGGTGCTAATAAGGTTTGCATTTCGACTTCTTCGTGATGCGAACCAATAGCATTAACTACATCAGGGTGTTCATTGTATTTTTTAGCAAGATTCATCCCTACAATAGCATGCGGCTCATCCAGCTGAACATCAACAACTTTGCCTATATCATGGAGTAACCCAGCTCTTCGTGCTAACTTTGGATTTAGCCCTAGTTCACTAGCCATGATACCGCAGAGTTGAGCAACCTCAATGCTGTGCTGCAAAAGATTTTGTCCATAAGAAGTTCTATACTTCATCTTACCCACAAGACGAATGAGCTCGACATGCATGTTAGAAAAACCAAGATCATACACAACCCTTCTACCAGTTTCAATAATCTCTTGCTCCATTTGTTGCTTTACTTTGGCTGCTACTTCTTCAATACGAGCTGGATGAATACGTCCATCTCTGACAAGAATTTCAAGCACTTTTCGAGCAATTTCTCTTCGATATGGGTCAAATGAACTAATTGTGATTGTCTCAGGAGTATCGTCGATGTTAATATCAACACCTAGTATGGTTTCAAGTGTCTTAATGTTACGCCCCTCTCTTCCAATGATTCTTCCTTTCATCTCATCGCTCGCAATGGTAAAACTAGACACAGAAGCTTCGGCCGATACGTCGGCAGCTATTCTCTGAATAGTTTCAACAATAATTTTCCTTGCTTCTTTCTCGGCATTGAAGCGTGTTTCTTCGATAATATCTTTAGCTCGAGTTATAGCCTCACGTTTTGCCTCATCAAAAAACCTATTGATAAGTTCTTCTTTTGCTTCTTTCGCAGATAAACCAGATATTTTTTCAAGCTGCTCTATGGTTTGCTTACGCAATAATTCAATATCTTCGTTCTTCTTTTGAATGCTTTCCAGTTGCTTATTCAAGTTATCCTTCATTTCTTGCAACTCTTTTTCCTTCTTTTGCAGATCCTCTATCTTTTGATTGTACAGAAGTTCCTTTTGCTTAAGTTTAGTCTCGTAACTTAATAATTTTTTTTCTTGTTCTTGCTTATAACGTTCAACCTGAGTTCTGCTTTTTTCAATTTCAGCTTTCATTTGTAAAAATTGTTCCTTAGCTTCCAGTAGTTTTGCCTGCTTCATCATTTCAGCCTTGTTCTCTGCTTCTTGTAACAGTTGATTTCTCTTTTTATGTGCGTTTTTCTTAAACAAAAAATTCCATGTCAGAAAAGCGGAAATCAACACGACAATCTCAACGATAATCAAAATCCAATGTACATTCATACTTAAGAAAGATTTTAGTTAAACATGCAGAAGAGAAGCTTACCAACAGGGAAGAATCAAATATTTTTCTTTGAGAAAGAATACAAGGACTTCTGTGTTTCCTTGTACAGCCTATGTAAATATTCTTTAAGTTGATCTTCTTCCTTTTTCCTGGATAGTTCACTTTTATGTTTTTCCAATAATACATCAATAAGCATCAGTAAAGCTATTTCAAATAGGTCTTTACGAGGATATTTCTTTTGCAAACCAATGAGTGTTTGCTCTATGGAAGAAGCAATATTTTTAACATCCGATACATGTTCGGGGGATACAGAAACAACAAGAGGCCTTTGAAGCAATATCAGTTCTAATTTTTCTATACGATTATTAGTTTTTTCTGGTTTCATTCTTCTTTAAGATAAGTTAAACATGTGTCGATGTCCTGAATTAACGTTTTTATTTCTTCCCTGTTGATCATAGTAGGAAGTGCGGCATGTGAAAACCCCTTTCGCGTCTGCAAAAGTTCTTTTTGTAAATCGTCAATGGCAGCTTGCAAAAAAGCTTTTTCTTCCATCCACTTAGTTTTGTTTTCAAATACAGCCTGAAAATAAGTTTGCAAGGTCAAATCTAGTTTAGCAATAAGTTTAAGCACTTCCTCCATGTTTCTCTTCCAATATGCAAAATTAAACAAAAAAAATTTTTTGTTTTAAGATATAAAAAAAGCTGTCCGAAGACAGCCTTCAAAAAGAATAAAATAAATTACTGTTTTGATCTGGACTCGTTTACAATAATTTTTCTTCCTTCTAAAATGGTCCCATTTAAAGATTGAATAGCTTTTTTAGCTTCTTCATCGTTTCCCATGGTCACAAAACCAAAACCTTTGCTCCGTCCTGTAAACCTATCGGTTATAACGGTAGCAGATTCTACTTCTCCGAACGTAGAGAAGACTTCTCTTAGATCATCACTTGTGATCCTGTAATTTAAATTTCCAACGTAAATAATCATAATGATGCTACTTTTTGAACATGCTAGATAAGGTAATCCAGAAAAGTGCTTCCCGCAACGAATCTGAAAACTTAAATAGCATGACAAAGATACAACATTATTTGAAATTATGAAATTAAATCACATTAAAACAAAATTCAAAATTAAGTCCACGACAAATGCTGATCCTCCCCACAATATTACATTCTTAACAAGTTTGGATCTAGCTATATCCTGATATCCCAGAATGTAGTATTTGTTCATACCTTCACTTAAATATTTTTTGGGAAAATAGGGGACAGTATATGCGAGAATAAGTGCGACTAAACCAGGAATAGAGAGCGTATAAATTGGACTAATATCTAATATAAAACCTGCTAAAGTTATTCCAAATACAGCAGGACCAATGAGATAATTATGAAAATTTTCCCTTGCAAAGCGAGCACCTTCGATATAACTTTTGATTTCATTAGTATCTTCTAAGTTCTCAATGCTATCCTGAGAATAGAGGATTTGATGGTTTCCATCAGCATATATGATCTCAAATACAGCCGAACGCGAAATCAACTTAGGTTTCATCCTACCCTGAGAATTAACAAATCGTTGATTGTCTTTTAAAAACTCAATATTAACTGAATCGACGCGTGTAACCTGCAAGTTGTACATTAGCTTCCCATTGTAGAATACAAGTGTATCACTCTGGGAAAAAACTATATTTAAACACCACAAAAAAAAAGTTAATTGTATGATATTTCTCATAAAAAAAAATGATAACAAAATTATGAAATAACTTTCAGAACTCATCAGTAATACTACTTATTTTTGTCAAAAATAAAAACCATGATAAAAAATAATTTTTTCAACAGGCATATAGGCCCCTCAGAAAACCAAATTCAATTTATGCTCAATGAATTAGGATTGCATTCATTGAACGAACTCTTAGCAAAAACTATCCCAGATAGCATAAGAAGTGAAAAACCACTTCCATATTTTGAAGGTTTAAATGAATTTGAACTAATTCAAAAAATGAAAGAATTTGGAGCTCAAAATAAGATTTACAAGTCATTTATTGGCCTCGGTTACTATGGGACTATCATGCCAGGTGTCATTCAGAGAAATATTCTTGAAAACCCCGGCTGGTATACTTCATATACTCCATATCAAGCAGAAATCAGCCAAGGAAGGTTGGAAGCACTTTTAAATTTTCAAACCATGGTTGTCGATTTGACTGGCTTGCCTATAGCCAATGCATCTATGTTAGACGAAGCTACTGCTTGTGCCGAAGCTATGATTATGACTTATAATGCTCGAAGTAAAGAAAAAATCCAAAATGGAGCTAATGTTTTTATAATTTCTGATCGATTATTTCCACAAAGTATTGAGGTTATCAAAACTAGAGCAAAAGCTCTCGGCATCGAAACACGCATAGTAGATGTACAAAATCTAGACTTGAACGATAAAGTATTTGGTTTGATTGTCCAATACCCAGATCAATATGGAAGAATTGATGATTTTAAACCACTGATTGAAAAGGCACATCAAGTTGGGGCTTTGGTCATTATGGCCGCAGACATCTTGTCATTAACACTTCTTACTCCTCCCGGTGAAATAGGAGCAGATATTGCTGTAGGTTCTACACAACGCTTCGGTATTCCAATGGGATTTGGTGGACCTCATGCAGCTTACTTTGCCGTTAAAATGGATCTTGTAAGACTTATGCCCGGTCGAATTATTGGCTTGTCTAAGGATCGAAATGGGAGAAAAGCCTTGCGGATGACTCTTCAAACTAGAGAACAACACATAAAACGTGAAAGAGCCACCTCAAATATATGTACTGCCCAAGCACTTCTTGCTATCATGGCAGGTATGTATGCAGTCTATCATGGACCTGAAGGCTTAAAAAAAATAGCACTAGATATTCATGGACTTACAACTCTTTTTAATCATCATATCAAACAACTTGGATATGAACAACTCAATGACAATTTCTTTGATACTTTACATATCAAACTACCCGAAAACGTTTCTATTGACAAAATTCGAGCTCAAGCCCTTGAGAATAAAATGAATCTTAGATACATCAACCACGACGAAATTGGCATTAGTTTCGACGAAACATCCACCATCGATGATGTCAAGATTCTTTTGAATATTTTTGCTACAGCTAATAATGCTCCTCATTCTTCTATATTGGAAATCAATTCCTTAAATACTTATGATTCTTCAAAAACTTCATTGGATGAAAAATTTATTCGTACTTCACCCTATTTGACTCATCCAATCTTCAATACATATCACAGCGAAACTGAAATGATGCGCTATCTTAAATATCTTGAAAACAAGGATCTTGCACTTAATCGTACGATGATTCCTTTAGGAAGTTGCACGATGAAGCTTAACGCGGCCACTGAATTATTTTATTTATCCTGGCCAGAATTCGGAAACCTACATCCTTTTGTGCCATCCGATCAAGCACAAGGAATTTTGAAATTATTGGAGGAATTTGAAGAATATTTGAAGGCCATTACTGGCTTTGAGAAAGTAACATTCCAACCCAACAGTGGTGCTGCTGGGGAATATACTGGATTATTAACAATCAAAGCTTATCATGAATATCACGGTCAAGGACACCGTAACGTATGCCTTATTCCGGCTTCGGCTCATGGAACAAATCCTGCATCAGCTGCTATGGCCGGCATGAAAGTGGTCGTAATTAAAACTGATCCATACGGTAATATCGACATCGAAGATTTAAAACTCAAAGCTGAACAAAATTCGCAAAATCTCGCTGCATTAATGATAACTTATCCTTCAACACATGGTGTATTCGAGCATCATGTGAAAGAAATAATCGATATTGTTCATCGTCATGGAGGTCTTGTATACATGGATGGAGCTAACTTAAATGCCCAAGTTGGATATACGAACCCCAGCACTATTGGAGCAGACATATGCCACCTCAATTTGCATAAGACATTTGCTATCCCTCATGGAGGAGGTGGTCCAGGGGTTGGTCCTGTAGCTGCTAACAGCAAATTGGCTCCTTTCTTACCAGGTCATCCCTTTCAAGAAAAAACCAGTGATTTGGCTACTACAGCTGTTTCAGCAGCACCTTACGGAAATGCACTTGTTATACCAATTTCCTATGCTTATGTTAAAATGATGGGATCGGAAGGTTTAAATAAGGCTACGGCAGTTGCCATATTGAATGCTAATTACATCATGAAAAAACTCGAACCTTACTACAAAATTGTTTATCGTGGTGAAAATGGTTTCGTTGCACATGAATTTATTTTGGACTGCAGAGAATTTTACAAAATAGGCATTACGGAAATTGACATTGCTAAACGACTTATGGATTATGGTTTTCACGCGCCAACTGTTTCCTTTCCTGTTCACGGGACATTGATGATCGAACCTACTGAAAGTGAACCTTTTTCTGAAATACAAAGATTCATTGATGCCATGATATCTATTCGAAAGGAAATTCAGGAGATAGAAGAAAATAAATATTCAAAGGACTACAATCTGCTAAAAAATGCACCTCATGTCCTTGAAGATTTCATTCAACATGAATGGATCTATCCTTATTCAAAAGAAAAGGCTGCGCAGATTCCACCTCACGGTCAGAAATACTGGCCATCAGTTGCCCGAATCGATGAAGCCTATGGCGATAGAAATCTTGTTTGCACGTGTGAACCTATTGAAAATTACATGTAAAACATTTTTAAAAAAATTGTTTTTTTTGTTTTTTTTAAAAAAAAATATAATTTTGCATTACAAAATCTAATGCCTATGAAAAAGTTATTTACCATCGTATTAGCATTTGCTACCGTAGGGTTAATTTTTGCCCAGCAATTTGCAGGAAAACAACAAATTGAAAAATTCTATCAATTACCTTTTAAGTCATCAGTAAAAACTCCGACTGACACTTGTGGTTTTTCACCTTATTTCATTCCAGAATTTGCTCCAAGCCAGCAAGTTTATTTATACTCCTATACTGGTGGTGGCTATGTTTTTGGTAACAATGTAGACGGAGTAAACACATGTGCTCAGGGATATGTTTATCAGGGTACTGTAGGTATTGAAGGTTGTGCGTTTCTCTTTGGTGCTAAACACCAAACAGCAAACAGTACAATGACCGTCAAAGCATATCTGGTAAATGGACAAGCAAAAAATGAAAATAACACTACTACACCTGGTCCGGGAACACTGCTTGGAAGTACCACATTAACCATGAGCCAAGTTGACACAACATGGCCCAATTTTACTATCGTATCATTTGCTCAACCTCTAGCCGCTACCAATGATTTTGCTGTAGCCATTGATTTTAACCAACTTTCTCCCAATGGAGATACAGCTGGGCTTGTTTGTGATATGGATGGTGATGCTAATCAGCTTGATTATGCATTTCATCAATATATGGGTACATGGTATGTCACTGATTATGCATTCGGTGGTCTAGATGTTAACATAGCCATTTTCCCCATTGTCAACAGAAATTATGTTGGACTTGATGCTGAACATTCATTCTATGGTATGCGTTCCAATAGCTATCCTAACCCTGCTAGTGATCAAGTGACAATTGAATACGTTCTAGATAATTCTACCGAAGTCACTATAGAAATTCTTGGTTCCAACGGACAACTCATTGCTGAATACAAACAAGGCCTAAAACAAGCTGGTAAGCATTCTTTTGATGTCAATGTAAGCAACTTTGCAAGTGGAAAGTATTACTTTTCTATTAAATCAAATGGAAAAAGACTTATTAAATCTTTTGATATAGTGAAGTAATTTTTTCTCGTAAAAGAATATGAAACTGCCCCTAATGGGGCAGTTTTTTTTATCTTTATCTTAAATTCAATCACATTTTATCAATTTATTTCTCTTAAAAAATAGGTAAATTCTTTTTCTCATTTTTATTTTGTCATTCCAATTGAGAGTAATATGATGTGGATAACAATTTTATGCTTTTTCAATAATGAATCAATAATAAACCCTTCCTGTGTGGAAGGGTTTAATGATAATTATTATTCTTCTTATAAATTAGTTAGTTAAAAGGAGGAGTAATTGATTTTCTTTTTGGGAAACAGATATTTGAGCATTATTTCATGAGAAGAAGGATAGACGTTTTTAAGATCGGTAGTAGCATAATCGTAAGAATAACCTAACATGACTTTATCCATCATTAGAATTCCTAGACTTATAGAAAGAGCAGCACGGGTTCTATAAACAAAGCCAATCCAATAGCGTTCATTTAGCTCAAGTCGTACACCAGCATCCAATTGCAATGGTGCACCTTGAGTTGTTTTAAACAACACATGAGGTTCTAATATAGATTTTTCACCACTGGGAATACGAACACCTCCTACAGCATAAAAATGGCGATAAAGAGTGCCAACCTGGCTCTCACTACCAAACTTAACAGAACCATTCAAAAGTTGAGGAATCGAAAAACCAGCGTAAAAAAACTCTCCATGGATAAACGTTGATGCAGTAAAATCAAAAAACGAATTACTTTCTTTAATTCGTGGAATCACCTGTTCAGCATTATCATTAAAGGTTAAAAGAGAACCATCTACATTGATATTAGCAAATTGTCCAGACAAACCTAAGGCCCAATATATGTTTTTCACAACTTCTAGTCTATAGGTAAATCCTAGATCAACGCTAAAGCGGGTATAAGCCCCAACCTTGTCAGCTATCATCATGCTACTTAGGTTTGATCCCATGTTAAGAGGACCATGTATAGTAAGAACCGATGTCTTGGGTGCACCATCTAATCCTGTCCACTGATTTCTGTAAAGCAATCCAATTTCGAAACGTTCTGAAGATCCAGCACATGCAGTATTATATAGCAAAGGGTTGAAATAATATTGGCTATAGAGGGGCAGCTGTTGAGCCCTCAACCAGCTGCCTATCCCTATAACTGAAAACAAAATGAAAATAATTTTTCCTTTATTCATAATATTACTCTCTAATGATTGTTACATAGCCAGCAATGATTGGATCTCCATTTCCTTTGTCAAATACAAAATAATAGGTACCATCTGGCAAGGGTTTACCAATGGAAGTTCCATCCCAGTCATTGAGGTATGGCTTGGCTTCATACACTTTGTTACCCCAACGGTTATAGACAGAAAGCTTGTTTTTCGGGTATTTTTCGGCATTAGTAATCATCCATACATCATTAATTCCGTCACCATTAGGACTGAATGAATTGACAAAGCTTACATCTCCAGGGGTTTGATTCCTCATCAAGTATACATAAACGGTATCCGTACTTGA
This window harbors:
- a CDS encoding DegT/DnrJ/EryC1/StrS family aminotransferase produces the protein MTKPLLVTEPFLPPIDEYIELLEKIWERKWLTNQGPFHQQLEAELCSLLNVPYISLFSNGTLALIASLKHFEIQGEVITTPFSFVATTHAIRWAGASPVFADIDSEYFNLDPLQVEKAITDKTSAILAVHVYGNPCQVEELERIARKHNLKLIFDAAHAFAVRKKDKSILLYGDLSVLSFHATKVFTTIEGGAIVSHNKEEKEKIDQLKNFGFVNEKTILLEGFNAKMNEFQAAFGLVQLKYLSSLIEKRKILTELYRNGLRDIDGIKFLTDQPGIVHNYAYFPILINEEITGKSAAFIYEEFKKYNIFTRRYFYPLISNLPMYRHLASAHPSNLPIANYVSERILCLPLSANYTPSQIEYVIDSLKRIIS
- a CDS encoding TDP-N-acetylfucosamine:lipid II N-acetylfucosaminyltransferase, producing MSAYLHIFPPNNHFLHHAIRLCQDHPSQHIFWEIKPTHAVGLKEKISERIIVIRGNVSLLLKYLRSHAKEISMILFHSLLKENFNAAWKLKHLSSEIPFGWVIHGAEVVQYQINPAKYLLPLTRKAYYALGYHRTLLPIWRSYQRAIKKDLKSLLKYFTYFLHFMPEEIEWVKQELGLVNTHHKSLFFTYVSLETYLPQPISIKTQIDRKKLLLANSASFTSNHLDFISDFRDQLMEIKPEIIIPLNYGNHKYASYLTQKLSRNKELNYFLLTEYLPFESYQEILASCSCMVFNHLRQQGLGNLMIGLWSGARIYLQPCTSTFQFLKKKKFYIFNLKEDSLIVDFLPYPQVLHNRRLIEENFSSPLIQKKLFNTLPPE
- a CDS encoding T9SS type A sorting domain-containing protein, producing the protein MKKIVTLLALVIFGYIFAQAPIIVPNGGFENWSDQNTPTNWNELKIDLGFYALHTVKQSTDAYAGNYSAEIETVDAVLFTLPGILSLSPVNFDIGTFSLTFSHAGVPTQGRKVLSVSGKFKYIPATSDTMVIVVTCTKWNSSTQTRDTIDLSYFMYKFSTSSFQSFQVNLNCVQTPDSMNIVFISSAGYAPQKGTKLLVDEVKATVESGAGIETIDLITPIAYPNPVGDVLYLKNISSEQWAIYDMFGKCVKQGFFIEQTSSIEVHDLPAGSYYLRINDTSIPLIITK
- a CDS encoding phosphoribosylglycinamide formyltransferase, translating into MKQALISIWASGNGSNAENIVRFFQNHPYIKVDNILTNKIDAGVIIKAKNLGIPCFYFPSKDFTNGEKILTFLQKNKVSHIVLAGFLIRVPESIIQKFRNKIINIHPALLPKYGGKGMYGRYVHEAVIKDKQTKSGITIHLVDEEYDHGKIVFQYEIDLDENESPESLEHKIHSLEYQFYPVVIEKWIMGKLFI
- the rny gene encoding ribonuclease Y, which translates into the protein MNVHWILIIVEIVVLISAFLTWNFLFKKNAHKKRNQLLQEAENKAEMMKQAKLLEAKEQFLQMKAEIEKSRTQVERYKQEQEKKLLSYETKLKQKELLYNQKIEDLQKKEKELQEMKDNLNKQLESIQKKNEDIELLRKQTIEQLEKISGLSAKEAKEELINRFFDEAKREAITRAKDIIEETRFNAEKEARKIIVETIQRIAADVSAEASVSSFTIASDEMKGRIIGREGRNIKTLETILGVDINIDDTPETITISSFDPYRREIARKVLEILVRDGRIHPARIEEVAAKVKQQMEQEIIETGRRVVYDLGFSNMHVELIRLVGKMKYRTSYGQNLLQHSIEVAQLCGIMASELGLNPKLARRAGLLHDIGKVVDVQLDEPHAIVGMNLAKKYNEHPDVVNAIGSHHEEVEMQTLLAPVVQACDAISGARPGARREVIESYLQRLTALESIAMSFDGVQKAYAIQAGRELRVIVGAEKISDVDATTLSLQLSKKIQESLTYPGQIKITVIRETRAISYAK
- a CDS encoding RNA-binding protein, translating into MIIYVGNLNYRITSDDLREVFSTFGEVESATVITDRFTGRSKGFGFVTMGNDEEAKKAIQSLNGTILEGRKIIVNESRSKQ